The following coding sequences lie in one Ostrea edulis chromosome 8, xbOstEdul1.1, whole genome shotgun sequence genomic window:
- the LOC125647252 gene encoding uncharacterized protein LOC125647252 — MPQFLDMPSHIFVNLSTEEEIFVANNHNIIGHNIHKISHTDMVKVFRSVKPTLIDVTSKRCEDTKEWREKCQQHLSPGKEISSYQSIFWIACSSEAVYKQCVLVFGLHEQGELKNQQIKKNESISTPSLNVTTPWRALMTLPKETILEMLVKVTNLDYDLEEMTKRCEKRYPRREAATIHGEQRKNPGQKSTPMIFQEDSLTFLKAGREESTVDITIFNEEIYDWQPLLRVCVDLPFLKEDHTFIISTSWSGVSDTKKAMELMYPDKGTAVVVYYNKKSNCIQPFVCLSSSKSKVKTLTTLVEGPTKTAFFGKLFSQVNKKGNTLVLHCGKGEVLQSGLKKGFNVVGVDGRNDMIRSCNRFLY; from the exons ATGCCACAGTTTCTTGATATGCCTTCACACATCTTTGTAAATCTTTCAACTGAAGAGGAGATTTTTGTTGCCAATAATCACAATATCATTGGACATAACATCCACAAGATTTCACACACGGATATG GTAAAAGTGTTTAGGAGTGTTAAACCCACCCTCATTGATGTGACCTCAAAGAGGTGCGAAGACACAAAAGAATGGAGGGAAAAGTGCCAGCAGCATCTCTCTCCTGGAAAG GAGATATCAAGCTACCAATCCATCTTTTGGATCGCTTGTTCCAGTGAGGCGGTATACAAGCAATGCGTATTGGTGTTTGGCCTCCATGAACAAGGGGAGTTAAAGAACCAACAAATCAAG aaaaaCGAATCCATCTCTACTCCCTCCCTAAATGTGACCACGCCCTGGAGAGCTTTAATGACTCTACCAAAGGAGACGATCCTGGAAATGCTAGTAAAGGTCACCAATTTAGATTATGATTTGGAAGAAATGACAAAG AGATGTGAAAAGAGGTATCCCCGGAGAGAGGCTGCGACAATTCATGGAGAACAAAGAAAAAATCCAGGGCAGAAATCAACACCCATGATTTTCCAGGAGGATTCCCTGACATTTTTGAAGGCTGGGAGAGAGGAAAGCACTGTCGACATAACAATTTTTAATGAAGAAATA TATGATTGGCAACCGTTACTCCGCGTATGTGTGGATCTTCCATTTCTGAAGGAGGACCACACATTCATAATTTCCACTTCATGGAGCGGAGTCAGCGACACGAAAAAGGCCATGGAACTAATGTACCCCGACAAAGGCACAGCCGTTGTTGTATATTACAACAAAAAGA gTAACTGCATCCAGCCCTTTGTGTGTCTTTCTTCTAGCAAGAGTAAGGTAAAAACTTTGACAACATTGGTAGAAGGGCCCACAAAGACAGCCTTCTTTGGAAAGTTATTTTCCCAGGTCAACAAAAAGGGAAATACCCTGGTTCTGCACTGTGGAAAAG gGGAAGTCTTACAATCAGGACTGAAGAAGGGCTTCAATGTTGTTGGAGTAGATGGCAGAAATGACATGATCAGATCCTGCAACAGATTTCTTTATtag